TAGCGGTACATTAAATCTTATGGATAATTTATAGAAAGTATCTCCAGCCTTTATGGTATAAGGAAATGTCCCCGTTGGGCAACTTTTTTGCTTTTCATAATTCTCCAATATACTAACCACCTTTCTTTATATATTTACTTCAATATATTTTATGCATATAGGTATTTAAGTGTTAAAAAAATAGACATATTCTCTAAGAAATATGTCTATTTTGATCTTTATTTTATGCTCATCTTGGTATACAAATTACTTGACCTATCTGAAGTCTGTTTGGATCTATCCCTGGATTTGCTGCTATTAATTGTTGTAGTGGAATATTGTATCGTTGAGCTATCAAATATAATGTATCTCCACTTCTTATAGTATAGTAAAATCCCCCTGGGCATGATGGAGTTGGAGGTGCTGCCATAGGGATGCAAATTACTTGGCCTATTTGAAGTCTATTTGGATCTACTCCTGGATTTGCCCTTATCAATGCATCTACAGAAATATTATATTGAAGTGCTATTCTATAAAATGTGTCACCAGGTCTGATTGTATAGTAAAATCCGCCTGGACATGAA
This is a stretch of genomic DNA from Sporanaerobacter acetigenes DSM 13106. It encodes these proteins:
- a CDS encoding LysM peptidoglycan-binding domain-containing protein, which produces MNENRTQQACPLGSFPYTIKAGDTLYNIAIANRTTVGAIMAINPGINPNNLRVGQIICVPTAAPPVPSCPGGFYYTIRPGDTFYRIALQYNISVDALIRANPGVDPNRLQIGQVICIPMAAPPTPSCPGGFYYTIRSGDTLYLIAQRYNIPLQQLIAANPGIDPNRLQIGQVICIPR